The DNA window CGGGTTTTATCAGGAGGATGAGAATGCGGTCCGGGAAATATATAACAGGCTTAAAGAGGTAGAAGGGCTGAAACTGGATTCCGAACCGAAAAAAATCAGGAATACCCTTGGATTCTACTTCTATTTTGAAAAGCTGATGATCGAAATCAGTGTCAATCCGTTTAAAGAAAACATCGCATAACCGTTGTAGTAAGTGCTGTTTCAATCGATTAAAATAACTTCCGCTAAAGTAAATTTGATGGAAGTTTCTTTTTAGGATTAATTAGGTGAATTTGACAGGATTTTTAACTTGAACTCGAAGTAGAAACCGGATTACGGGCTGGAAGATGGAAGCTGGAAGTTCCCTTTGTCAACATTACGATCAAAGTATTAATTTCAATGTTTATTATATGTGAATCCAAACTTTGTTAAAATCCCAACTCATTAAATTGACTCCAATTTATTATTTAGATAAATAACTGAAAATAAATTAAATACGGTCGAGTTTACGTTAATTTAAATCGGATGCAGAGCTTATCCAAGCCCTGAAAGGGCGGTATCAATAGCCCCGGGCATCGCCCGGGGTTAAATTATGAAAGAATACATTTGAGCCCTGTAGGGGCGCAATCATCAGATACCATCTGCTCTTATGATTATTAATAGGTAATACCGACAGCAACTACAGAATAAACTTCCAGCCTCCCGCTTCCTTCTTCCAGCCTTTTAACCTTCCCGTCCGATTTACGGTGGCAGACCCCTGTTTTTGGTTAAATTTTTTTCTTCAGAATAGGGCTTTTGATGATGAAAATGACCTTTTTTATCCTTTTAAAATCGAACCGCATAAAACGTAAATCATTAAATATATGATATTTATATTTTTGATTATCATATCAATAAGTGCTCGTTTGTATTGGATTAATATCGGGGGTGAACGGTTTTGAAAAAATAAAGTGTATTTTATACATTTATTTCAAATAGAATGTTATATTTGTTTGTAACGGAATATGAAATTTTGTTCATAAAGGAACATCATTTCAGATTTATTGAATTTTTTGGGTTAGGATGTGTTTTTTCACAGATGATTTAGAATCATAGTGAGCATCCAATAATGAAGGGCTGCATTCAATAATCAGTTCCGGGAATAAAATGCTTCACTGAATAATAAAATAGGCCAATACAACCCAAATCTATAATATAATATGAATACATAATTCTGCTTTGCCTTTTGTATTAAAATGGTTTCAACAGATCATAAGAATACGAAAGGAACATTTCCAACAAATTTGTGTACCGATTTTAGCCTGACTATCCAACAGTCAGGAAGGTTTCTTAGTGACAAAACCTGCTCATTTTGAAACGGATATGAAATACTCTTCAGCGGCTTGCTGGAGCTTAACCTAAAACAACAAGACTATGAAAAAACTTGCTCAGCGCATTGCCCTGGCTGCCGTCTGTTTACTTACAGGCATCAGCGGGTCCGGGCAGCTTACTACGGTAAGAATCAACAAAAACACAACCTACCAGAAAGTCACCGGCTTCGGCGGTTTTGTGTGCAGCCCTCAGTTCGGGTACAACCACATGACGACTTCCGAAATCCAGACCCTTTGGGGAGCCAACAGTCAGGCAGGCTATAACATCATGAGGCTCTATATCCCGGAAGACAGCAACAACTGGAGTTCCGTACTGGCTACGGCGCAATTGGCAAAATCCATGGGACTCACCATCTTCGCAAGTCCGTGGACCATGCCGGCTGCCTGGAAAACCAATAATCATGTGAATGCGGTGTATACCGACGCCAATGGCGTACAGCAGATCGGTTCCCTGAAAACGGCCAATTACCAGGATTATGCTCTGTATCTTAACAGTTTCGTTACCTATCTGCAGAGCAACGGGGTAACGCTGGATTATATTTCCATCCAGAACGAACCGGATGAAATGGCGCAGTACCAGGGATGCATCTGGACACCGGCGCAGATCGCTACATTTGTACGTGATTACGGTCAGCTGATCAACTGTAAAGTCATCGCTCCCGAAAGTGTAGGCTTCACGGATAATTTCGCCAACGCCATGCTCAACCAGCCTACCATGGATAATTTTGAGGTCTATGGCGGACACCAGTACGGCCTGATGCAATCTGCCTACAAACAGTTCCAAAACAACAACAAAGAAATCTGGCAGACGGAATACCTCATCAACTGGAACCCTTCTACCGGGACGCCACGCGACTTCAGCTGGAACCTGGATGCCTTTAACTTTGCTTCCAGCATCAACAATGCCATGCTTGGCAATGTGAATGCCTGGATCCATTATGCCGCCAAGCGATATTATGCGCTGATGGGTGACGGAACCAACGGAACAACCACCGGGGTCATGACCAAAAGAGGCTATATTCTTTCGCATTACGCCAAATATACCACTGGAAAAACGCGTATCGCCGCAACATGGGGCGACACCACCGGGATGCTTCAGGGGTCTTCCTACATTTCCCTGGATGGCAATCAGGTCGTGCTGATGGTCATTAATCCTTCAGCCAATTCGTATAATCTGAAAGTGGATCTGCCGTTTTATTCTACATCAGGAACCAAAGTGCTGACCGATGCACAGAACAATATGGCCACGACACCGATCACGATGGCGCAGACCTTCCGTCCCGGCGTAACGATCAACGCCTCCAGTGTGATGACTTTCGTATTCAATAAGAGTGGTGACCGTCCCGTTTCGGCGATGACCGGAAGCGATATCCGTTACAACAAGATTGAAACGATGGCGCCGACCAATTCCGCTTTCGGAACAGGGTTTAACATCAGCAATACAACGGCAACATTCTCCAATGCCAGTCCGCTGATCAGTACCAATACGACTTCCGCTAACGGCTATTTACAGCTGAATGACCGTTACAACAAAATGGTTCTTCACGTAAACAGCTTTACCACAGCGGGGCAAAGCTATTCCGACAATACCACGTTGTATTACATCAACAGCCAGGGACTCACAAAATCTTACAACTACGGAAAAATCACTTTCCCGGCAGGAGGAAACTTTGATATTACTTTGGATATTTCAAGACAGGTTCTGACGGACGGCTGCAAAGGTATTTTAGGACTACGGAATTCCAACTACGGCTCTGTGCTCACCCTGAATTTAGGCGATGTGTATTTCAACGTAGGTAACGAAGTGGCTTCCAAATTTGCAGGCTCTTATTCCGACGGCGACAGCAATCTGATGGATGCCCTGGAAAACGGCTATTACACTTCAGTAGATTTCAGGAATACGACCGGAACAACTTCTGCAAACAACTGGCAACAGGGAAGTGCCAATTCCAACAGCATTTATTATGTGCCATCCACGGTAACTTCTTCCAGCAACAACGTAATTTCGGGAACCAATGCTGCCAATCTTGTCCTTTCAGACCAGGGGAAAGATTTCCAGGTTCCGTTTACCTTCAGTGCATCAGCTGCATCGTATTCCCGTACATTCAACGGATTTGAAATGCTGCTTTTGCCTTTTACGGCAACGATTCCATCCGGAGTGAGTGTTTATCAGTTAGCATCAGGTTCTACCGGAATCAGCTGTACCGCTATTACGAACGGAACCATTCCTGCCAATACACCGGTATTGGTGAATGCCACAGGAGCCGTTACCTTCCAGGGAACCGGAAATGTTTCCACGCCGAAAGCCATCACCGTCAACCAGATGAACGGGGTGTACAACACCTTAAAAGTTCCGGCCAACAGCTATGTTTTACAGACCGTTAACGGAACTCCGGCCTTTTCTAAAGTAGCAGCAGGAAGCGAACCGATGATCAATCCTTTCAGAGCGTATCTGACCGAGGAAAATACCTACACGGCATCAGTACTTCCGTTAAGCTTCACGACACTGGCTGCCGAAAATCTTCTTGCCGATAAGAATGAATCGAGCCTCTATCCAAGTCCGGCAAAGAATGAAATCTTCATCGACCTGAAAACTTCCGGTACCGCTTCGGTATTCGATGCTAAAGGAAGTCTCATCATTAAAGATCAGCCATTACGCTCGGGTAAAAACCGCATCGACATCGGACATCTTCCTGCAGG is part of the Chryseobacterium camelliae genome and encodes:
- a CDS encoding T9SS type A sorting domain-containing protein; translated protein: MKKLAQRIALAAVCLLTGISGSGQLTTVRINKNTTYQKVTGFGGFVCSPQFGYNHMTTSEIQTLWGANSQAGYNIMRLYIPEDSNNWSSVLATAQLAKSMGLTIFASPWTMPAAWKTNNHVNAVYTDANGVQQIGSLKTANYQDYALYLNSFVTYLQSNGVTLDYISIQNEPDEMAQYQGCIWTPAQIATFVRDYGQLINCKVIAPESVGFTDNFANAMLNQPTMDNFEVYGGHQYGLMQSAYKQFQNNNKEIWQTEYLINWNPSTGTPRDFSWNLDAFNFASSINNAMLGNVNAWIHYAAKRYYALMGDGTNGTTTGVMTKRGYILSHYAKYTTGKTRIAATWGDTTGMLQGSSYISLDGNQVVLMVINPSANSYNLKVDLPFYSTSGTKVLTDAQNNMATTPITMAQTFRPGVTINASSVMTFVFNKSGDRPVSAMTGSDIRYNKIETMAPTNSAFGTGFNISNTTATFSNASPLISTNTTSANGYLQLNDRYNKMVLHVNSFTTAGQSYSDNTTLYYINSQGLTKSYNYGKITFPAGGNFDITLDISRQVLTDGCKGILGLRNSNYGSVLTLNLGDVYFNVGNEVASKFAGSYSDGDSNLMDALENGYYTSVDFRNTTGTTSANNWQQGSANSNSIYYVPSTVTSSSNNVISGTNAANLVLSDQGKDFQVPFTFSASAASYSRTFNGFEMLLLPFTATIPSGVSVYQLASGSTGISCTAITNGTIPANTPVLVNATGAVTFQGTGNVSTPKAITVNQMNGVYNTLKVPANSYVLQTVNGTPAFSKVAAGSEPMINPFRAYLTEENTYTASVLPLSFTTLAAENLLADKNESSLYPSPAKNEIFIDLKTSGTASVFDAKGSLIIKDQPLRSGKNRIDIGHLPAGMYLVEISPSGNKSVQKKFIKQ